A stretch of Candidatus Nanogingivalaceae bacterium DNA encodes these proteins:
- a CDS encoding glycosyltransferase family 2 protein, with product MKKLITIMIPAYNEEKALPKLFERLDLLANNVIKYDFEFLFINDGSKDRTMKIIHDQSEKDPRISYINLSRNFGKENAMLAGFDYAKGDALVIIDADLQDPPELIPAMINLWEDGYDDIYAKRESREGETWLKKQTSKWFYNILDTISQIEIQRDTGDFRLLDRRAVEALKTLRETNRYTKGMFSWIGFKKKEITYKRDARVAGETKWNYAKLINLAVEGITSFTVAPLRIATFTGILISIGAFIWIAFLVIRPLFGVPVGNGYASIMSVILFLGGIQLLSIGILGEYIGKIFIESKNRPVYLAQEIKEFKREKSTKKAQK from the coding sequence ATGAAAAAACTCATCACGATTATGATACCCGCCTATAATGAGGAAAAAGCTCTACCAAAACTTTTCGAAAGGCTAGATCTTTTAGCCAACAATGTAATAAAATACGATTTCGAATTCCTTTTTATTAACGATGGATCAAAAGATCGAACGATGAAAATTATTCACGACCAAAGCGAAAAAGACCCGCGAATTTCATACATCAATTTAAGCCGTAATTTCGGCAAAGAAAATGCGATGCTCGCTGGATTTGATTACGCTAAGGGTGATGCTCTAGTGATTATTGATGCTGACCTCCAAGATCCGCCTGAATTAATTCCTGCAATGATCAATCTTTGGGAAGATGGCTATGATGACATTTACGCTAAGCGTGAATCTCGTGAAGGTGAAACTTGGCTTAAAAAACAAACTTCGAAATGGTTTTATAATATTCTTGACACTATTTCACAAATCGAAATTCAACGAGATACCGGAGATTTCCGACTACTCGATCGGCGAGCTGTCGAGGCTTTAAAAACCTTGCGCGAAACAAACCGATATACAAAAGGTATGTTTTCTTGGATCGGTTTTAAGAAAAAAGAAATCACCTATAAACGAGACGCTCGTGTTGCCGGCGAAACTAAATGGAATTATGCCAAACTCATTAATTTAGCCGTTGAGGGAATCACTAGTTTTACCGTTGCTCCTCTTCGAATTGCAACATTCACTGGAATTCTAATTTCAATAGGTGCATTTATTTGGATTGCTTTCTTGGTAATTCGGCCTCTTTTTGGTGTACCGGTTGGAAACGGTTATGCTTCAATTATGTCTGTAATTCTATTTCTAGGTGGCATTCAGCTTCTTTCGATTGGTATTCTTGGTGAATATATTGGCAAAATTTTTATTGAATCAAAAAATCGACCAGTTTATCTAGCGCAAGAAATCAAGGAGTTTAAGCGTGAAAAATCTACTAAAAAAGCTCAAAAATAA
- the rnpA gene encoding ribonuclease P protein component — MLSYKNRFHGHGSLRYVYANGNSVRTQKIVVKFTKNQRRKDSRFAVVVSKKVLKSAVGRNRIRRRVYEIIRNELPKIDGTFDVVVLIFHKSVKDIPHEELKETLVNTFKEADFYCNK; from the coding sequence ATGTTATCTTATAAAAATAGGTTTCACGGTCATGGCAGTTTGCGGTATGTTTATGCGAATGGAAATTCGGTTCGAACACAAAAAATTGTTGTAAAATTTACAAAAAACCAACGGCGAAAAGACTCACGTTTTGCTGTGGTAGTTTCGAAAAAGGTATTAAAAAGTGCGGTTGGCCGAAATCGAATTCGTCGGCGAGTTTATGAAATTATTCGAAATGAACTACCGAAAATTGATGGGACTTTTGATGTTGTGGTTTTGATTTTTCATAAAAGCGTTAAAGATATTCCCCATGAAGAATTGAAAGAGACTTTAGTCAACACCTTTAAAGAAGCTGATTTTTATTGTAATAAATAG
- a CDS encoding heavy metal translocating P-type ATPase codes for MVEKQKAVVENGVQKIRITAEKGYSPKEFQLQKGIPAEITFHRVNPSGCYKEILFEDQGILEPLEVGVDKVISFTPTETGDFEFSCGMKMQKGSYTVVEKRRRVLNLRGRFWITSIFTLPLLILMIGMWAGFVSHPVSRWGAFLATTPIMLVAGVPFIKSAWASFKKHHSNMDTLVALGTLVAYVYSVFALFTGQPVYFEAAGFIIFFILLGQIFEERMRNNASEAVEKLLDLQAKTAQVLRDGNYVEVAAEDIQIGDLIRVRPGEKIAVDGTIVEGSTTIDESMVTGESLPVEKSVGDAVIGSTINSNGTILFKAEKVGSETLLSQIVDFVKMAQSSRAPIQDLTDKISGIFVPVVTILAIATFWVWSVLLGASLQEAMLYAVSVLIIACPCALGLATPTALMVGTGRSAKMGVLIKNGTVLQEVQKIQTVVFDKTGTITIGQPLVTDVVGDEARVLTPAASLETFSEHPLAQAVLSQAEEKGLVLSPVENFQAIEGKGVQGQIDQQLVTLGNGKLHDGTAMDPELEKRMVDLQEQAKTVISLSVDGQVIGLIAIQDAPKASSKEAIKKLKERGLKTVMLTGDNERVAQAIAKQVGIDTVIADVLPQEKASAIQKLQEDSKVAFVGDGINDAPALSIADVGIAMGSGTDIAIESGGIVLTQNDLLGVVRAFDMSQKTFRRILLNLFWASIYNLLGIPIAAGVFVGLGLTLNPELAGLAMALSSLSVLTSSLLLNVAKID; via the coding sequence ATGGTAGAAAAACAAAAAGCAGTTGTGGAAAACGGAGTGCAAAAGATCCGTATTACAGCAGAAAAAGGCTATAGTCCAAAGGAATTTCAACTTCAAAAAGGGATCCCTGCTGAAATCACCTTCCATCGGGTCAATCCTTCCGGCTGTTACAAGGAAATTTTGTTTGAAGATCAGGGGATTTTAGAGCCTTTGGAAGTCGGTGTGGATAAGGTGATATCCTTTACCCCGACAGAAACAGGGGACTTCGAGTTTTCATGTGGAATGAAGATGCAAAAGGGTTCCTACACGGTTGTGGAAAAACGCCGTCGTGTCTTAAATTTACGGGGTCGCTTTTGGATTACTAGTATCTTTACCCTTCCTTTATTGATCTTGATGATTGGGATGTGGGCAGGATTTGTCTCCCATCCAGTCAGTCGCTGGGGGGCTTTTCTAGCGACAACGCCGATCATGTTGGTAGCAGGAGTACCTTTTATCAAGAGTGCCTGGGCCTCATTTAAGAAGCACCATTCCAATATGGATACCTTGGTAGCTCTTGGAACCCTGGTAGCCTATGTCTATAGTGTATTTGCCCTTTTTACTGGTCAGCCAGTATACTTTGAGGCTGCGGGTTTTATCATCTTCTTTATCCTCTTAGGGCAAATCTTTGAAGAACGGATGCGTAACAATGCCTCCGAGGCTGTGGAAAAATTGTTGGATTTGCAGGCAAAAACGGCTCAAGTTCTCCGTGATGGGAACTATGTCGAGGTGGCGGCAGAAGATATCCAAATTGGTGACTTGATTCGGGTCCGTCCTGGGGAAAAGATTGCGGTTGATGGGACGATTGTAGAAGGAAGTACGACCATTGATGAGTCGATGGTGACAGGTGAAAGCTTGCCTGTGGAAAAATCAGTTGGTGATGCAGTGATCGGCTCCACTATCAACAGCAATGGGACCATTCTCTTTAAGGCTGAAAAAGTCGGTAGTGAGACCCTCTTATCTCAAATTGTGGACTTTGTCAAAATGGCCCAATCCAGTCGTGCTCCTATTCAAGATTTGACGGATAAGATTTCAGGTATCTTTGTTCCAGTGGTGACGATTTTGGCCATTGCGACTTTCTGGGTTTGGTCCGTGCTTCTGGGCGCGTCGCTTCAAGAGGCCATGCTCTATGCAGTCTCTGTCCTCATTATTGCCTGTCCTTGTGCCCTTGGTTTAGCAACCCCAACAGCCCTGATGGTCGGAACCGGCCGTAGTGCCAAGATGGGGGTTCTGATTAAAAATGGAACAGTTCTTCAAGAAGTGCAAAAGATTCAAACCGTGGTGTTTGATAAGACAGGGACCATTACCATTGGCCAACCACTTGTAACCGATGTTGTAGGAGATGAAGCGCGTGTCTTGACACCGGCTGCTAGTCTTGAAACTTTTTCAGAACATCCACTAGCCCAAGCGGTGTTATCCCAAGCAGAAGAAAAAGGTTTGGTGTTATCCCCTGTGGAAAACTTCCAAGCGATTGAAGGAAAAGGGGTCCAAGGTCAGATCGACCAGCAGTTGGTGACCTTGGGAAATGGCAAACTTCATGACGGGACAGCGATGGATCCGGAGCTTGAAAAACGGATGGTAGACTTGCAAGAGCAGGCCAAAACAGTGATCAGTTTGTCTGTGGATGGGCAAGTGATTGGCTTGATTGCCATTCAAGATGCTCCGAAGGCCAGCTCAAAAGAAGCGATCAAAAAGCTCAAAGAACGGGGCTTGAAAACGGTCATGTTAACGGGGGATAATGAACGGGTGGCCCAAGCTATTGCTAAGCAAGTGGGAATTGACACCGTCATTGCTGATGTCCTTCCTCAAGAAAAAGCTAGCGCCATCCAAAAACTGCAAGAAGATAGCAAGGTCGCCTTTGTTGGAGATGGGATCAATGATGCTCCAGCTCTCTCGATCGCGGATGTGGGGATCGCTATGGGATCTGGAACGGATATTGCGATCGAGTCCGGTGGCATCGTGCTCACGCAAAATGATTTGCTTGGCGTTGTGCGCGCCTTTGACATGAGTCAAAAGACCTTCCGCAGGATCTTACTCAATCTCTTCTGGGCCTCTATCTACAATCTCCTTGGGATTCCAATTGCTGCTGGAGTCTTTGTAGGACTGGGATTGACCCTCAATCCAGAACTAGCAGGTCTTGCTATGGCCCTTAGTTCTTTGTCTGTTTTGACTAGCTCGCTGCTTCTCAATGTTGCGAAAATTGATTAG
- a CDS encoding amino acid ABC transporter ATP-binding protein produces the protein MKIISIKNLKKNYGSNHVLKDIDIDIEEGEVVVIVGSSGSGKSTFLRCLNLLEEPTSGEIIVDGVKITDKKTDLNKLRREVGMVFQQFNLFPNYSVIENIKLAPKKLRKVSDRAITKKARELLNDVGLLNKAKAMPNSLSGGQKQRVAIARALAMEPKIMLFDEPTSALDPEMIGEVLDVIREVAEKGMTMVIVTHEMKFAREVGTRMIFLDKGVIIEDGKPSEVMDNPKTERARQFFSN, from the coding sequence ATGAAAATAATTAGCATTAAGAACTTAAAAAAGAATTACGGTTCTAATCATGTTTTAAAAGATATCGATATTGATATTGAGGAAGGCGAAGTTGTCGTTATCGTTGGTTCGAGCGGCTCGGGAAAATCGACATTTTTGAGATGCTTGAATTTACTTGAAGAACCGACATCGGGAGAAATTATTGTTGATGGCGTAAAAATTACCGATAAGAAAACTGATTTAAATAAGTTGCGAAGAGAAGTTGGAATGGTTTTTCAACAGTTTAATCTTTTTCCGAACTATAGTGTGATCGAAAATATCAAGCTGGCACCTAAAAAACTTCGAAAAGTTTCAGATAGGGCAATCACCAAAAAAGCTAGAGAACTATTAAATGACGTCGGTTTGTTAAATAAAGCTAAAGCGATGCCAAATAGTTTATCAGGTGGTCAAAAACAGCGTGTAGCAATTGCGCGAGCTCTAGCAATGGAGCCGAAAATTATGCTCTTTGATGAGCCAACTTCTGCCCTCGACCCTGAAATGATTGGTGAAGTTCTTGATGTTATTCGAGAGGTTGCTGAAAAAGGGATGACTATGGTTATTGTTACGCACGAGATGAAATTTGCCCGAGAAGTTGGTACAAGGATGATTTTTCTAGATAAAGGTGTAATTATTGAAGATGGGAAGCCATCTGAAGTTATGGATAATCCAAAAACAGAACGAGCAAGACAATTTTTCAGTAATTAG
- a CDS encoding GtrA family protein, with translation MKNLLKKLKNNQAFWFSIIGGINTALDFIILFVLTSFGIKIFIANIFSTGITFIISFLMNKKITFKSVSNNKKELIHEMVLFILVTLFGLWVIQNIVISTTMPIFENLLKNKRISLLLSKLIATIFSLIWNFILYKKVVFKK, from the coding sequence GTGAAAAATCTACTAAAAAAGCTCAAAAATAACCAAGCTTTCTGGTTCTCGATAATTGGTGGAATTAATACAGCACTCGACTTTATAATTCTTTTTGTTTTAACATCTTTTGGTATAAAAATTTTCATTGCGAACATTTTTTCAACTGGGATCACATTTATTATTAGCTTTCTAATGAATAAGAAAATAACCTTCAAATCTGTTTCGAATAATAAAAAAGAACTTATTCACGAAATGGTTTTATTTATTCTCGTAACTCTTTTTGGACTTTGGGTTATTCAAAATATTGTCATCTCAACCACAATGCCAATTTTCGAAAACTTACTTAAAAATAAGCGAATATCATTATTACTATCAAAACTTATTGCTACTATTTTCAGTTTAATTTGGAACTTTATACTCTATAAAAAAGTAGTCTTCAAAAAATAA
- a CDS encoding basic amino acid ABC transporter substrate-binding protein yields MEGVAKRSNFIWLAGIFIFIAAIFLMLIDILYREGTIGDRKSVLVIGTHAGFKPFEYIQDGKVVGFDIDLSREVAKSLGKELKVEDMGFDGLLPALETGQVDMVIAGMTKTPEREKNVSFSKSYYSAAQKIVVRKGSTIRNKYELSGNKIGVQLGTTSDTIVSKIKGVSVTQLQSVPSVLQDLSSGKIDAAVLDEAPANQYVHGYSNLQILPDSLSNEEYAVAIKKDNNELKDQVDKVITEMKKDGRYQKLVKKYFNEVSEK; encoded by the coding sequence ATGGAAGGTGTAGCAAAAAGAAGTAATTTTATTTGGCTAGCAGGAATTTTTATTTTTATTGCAGCTATTTTTTTAATGTTAATAGATATTTTATATCGTGAAGGGACTATCGGTGATCGAAAGAGCGTTTTGGTTATTGGGACGCATGCCGGTTTTAAACCTTTTGAATATATTCAAGACGGAAAAGTCGTTGGATTTGATATTGATCTTTCACGGGAGGTTGCAAAAAGTTTAGGAAAAGAACTAAAAGTTGAAGATATGGGCTTTGATGGACTTCTTCCTGCTCTAGAAACTGGACAAGTAGATATGGTTATTGCGGGAATGACAAAAACTCCCGAACGTGAGAAAAATGTTTCTTTTTCGAAATCATACTATTCTGCGGCACAAAAAATTGTTGTTCGTAAAGGTTCAACAATTCGAAACAAATATGAGCTTTCGGGAAATAAAATTGGTGTTCAATTAGGGACAACTAGTGATACGATCGTTTCGAAAATTAAAGGCGTTAGCGTAACTCAACTACAATCAGTCCCAAGCGTTCTGCAAGATTTGAGCTCTGGAAAAATTGATGCAGCGGTCTTAGATGAGGCTCCCGCTAATCAATATGTTCATGGATATTCAAATTTACAAATTTTACCAGATTCCTTGAGTAATGAAGAATATGCAGTTGCTATAAAAAAAGATAATAATGAATTGAAAGATCAGGTGGATAAAGTTATTACTGAGATGAAAAAAGATGGTCGATATCAGAAATTGGTTAAAAAGTATTTTAATGAAGTGAGTGAAAAATGA
- a CDS encoding YidC/Oxa1 family membrane protein insertase has protein sequence MNLFELFITQPILNLLLVIYNFIGDFGFTIIVFTLIVRFLMWPLTKSQLHQTKTMRNLQPELQKIRKNAKGNKQLETLQMMELYRKHNFKPFRSMLTLFIQLPILLTFFSVMRIVVNNPGQISKWAYQPVAQMSRVSEVISHKKLDPKFLGVIDLTDTAVPLNDFSSGFMMIIALGLAFSQWYMVKQTQPQKGKRTVREIFKDAADGKEPNQAELNAAVNSNMNLILPAIMFFVMISLYGALTFYYLISNIVQIIQQKYIFSIDSKEMEEIAAESNKKKLRNAKEAVIVKNTTVQVPKKNSKEKTGGTNIRRIKAKEGKRR, from the coding sequence ATGAATCTGTTTGAACTATTTATTACTCAGCCAATTTTGAACCTATTATTGGTGATTTATAACTTTATCGGTGATTTTGGTTTCACAATTATTGTCTTTACTTTAATTGTGCGTTTTTTGATGTGGCCGCTTACAAAAAGCCAACTTCATCAAACAAAAACTATGCGAAATCTTCAACCTGAATTGCAGAAGATTCGAAAGAACGCAAAAGGCAATAAACAGCTTGAAACACTTCAGATGATGGAACTTTACCGCAAGCATAATTTCAAACCATTCCGCTCAATGTTAACATTATTTATTCAGTTGCCAATTCTCTTAACCTTCTTTAGTGTGATGCGGATTGTAGTAAATAATCCAGGTCAAATTTCGAAATGGGCTTATCAGCCGGTTGCACAAATGAGTCGAGTTAGCGAAGTTATTTCTCATAAAAAGCTTGATCCAAAATTCCTTGGGGTTATTGACCTAACGGATACAGCTGTACCGTTAAACGACTTTTCTAGCGGATTTATGATGATTATTGCACTCGGTCTTGCATTTTCGCAATGGTATATGGTTAAGCAAACTCAACCTCAAAAGGGCAAGCGAACGGTTCGAGAAATCTTTAAGGATGCCGCTGACGGCAAAGAACCAAATCAAGCAGAACTTAATGCTGCGGTTAATTCAAATATGAACTTAATTCTCCCGGCAATTATGTTCTTCGTTATGATTAGCCTTTATGGTGCGCTAACGTTCTATTACTTAATTTCAAACATCGTCCAAATTATTCAGCAAAAATATATCTTCTCAATTGATTCTAAAGAGATGGAAGAGATCGCTGCAGAATCAAACAAGAAAAAACTTCGGAATGCAAAAGAAGCTGTTATTGTGAAAAATACAACGGTACAAGTTCCAAAGAAGAATTCGAAAGAAAAAACTGGAGGAACGAATATTCGAAGGATTAAAGCGAAAGAAGGAAAACGGAGGTAA
- a CDS encoding DUF4352 domain-containing protein, producing MKEEKLATESKDEKRLAKTKSGKPFYKKAWFWVIVVVFVVLIGSQSKRAEKVGENKNSGSNGSSQVQNNEPKKEEKTEFKVGDIIAFDGKELTVEKVERNWDSGNTYMKPKDGKEYVKVTVKIENKSETEMSYNVFEFKAEDSNGAAESADGQTYSLPDSLGSGDLVKGGKKTGSMIFEVPAGSQIKLHYQPSFWSNKKVIVNL from the coding sequence ATGAAAGAAGAAAAGCTGGCTACAGAATCTAAGGATGAAAAACGGTTAGCAAAAACTAAATCAGGGAAACCGTTCTATAAAAAAGCTTGGTTTTGGGTTATTGTGGTTGTATTTGTTGTGCTTATTGGTAGTCAATCTAAACGGGCTGAAAAAGTTGGCGAAAATAAAAACTCTGGATCAAATGGATCATCTCAAGTTCAGAATAATGAACCCAAGAAAGAAGAAAAAACTGAATTTAAGGTTGGCGATATAATTGCTTTTGATGGAAAAGAATTAACTGTTGAAAAGGTTGAGCGAAATTGGGATTCTGGAAATACCTATATGAAGCCAAAAGATGGCAAAGAATATGTAAAGGTTACAGTAAAGATTGAAAATAAATCTGAAACTGAAATGAGCTATAACGTTTTTGAATTTAAAGCTGAAGATTCTAACGGTGCTGCTGAGAGCGCGGATGGACAAACATACAGTTTGCCAGATAGCCTTGGTTCTGGGGATCTAGTAAAAGGTGGTAAAAAGACTGGTTCTATGATTTTTGAGGTTCCTGCAGGTTCTCAAATAAAGCTTCACTACCAACCATCATTCTGGTCAAATAAAAAAGTTATTGTAAACTTATAA
- a CDS encoding amino acid ABC transporter permease, which produces MNFWEVIFGGNRWIFLWQGLEVTLVLTVLSVILGSIIGVLIALMRTSNFQPFRNSKNKKLAKFNPLAFLGKIYVDIIRGTPLLVQLLIMYYVVFGSYQFMPKIFTAAIAFGINAGAYIAEIIRGGIESIDKGQTEAARSLGFSNWQAMRLVILPQAFRNSLPPLISEFIALLKETSIVGWIGLSDIMRGADNIRFQTSTAFQSLFAAALIYLALTAIFTRIMSKVERKLDNENN; this is translated from the coding sequence ATGAATTTTTGGGAAGTAATTTTTGGCGGAAATCGGTGGATTTTTCTTTGGCAAGGTTTAGAAGTTACGCTCGTATTAACGGTACTTTCAGTAATTTTAGGTTCGATTATTGGTGTTTTAATTGCCTTAATGCGAACATCGAATTTTCAGCCATTTCGAAATTCAAAAAATAAGAAATTAGCAAAGTTCAATCCGTTAGCTTTTTTGGGAAAAATTTATGTAGATATTATTCGCGGAACACCTTTACTTGTACAGCTTTTAATTATGTATTATGTTGTGTTCGGTTCGTATCAATTCATGCCAAAAATTTTCACGGCAGCAATCGCCTTTGGAATAAATGCGGGAGCTTATATTGCTGAGATTATTCGTGGGGGAATTGAAAGTATTGATAAGGGACAAACGGAAGCTGCTCGTTCGCTAGGTTTTAGTAATTGGCAAGCTATGCGACTAGTAATTTTGCCGCAAGCGTTTCGAAATTCGTTACCGCCACTTATTAGTGAATTTATCGCATTGCTTAAGGAAACCTCAATTGTCGGTTGGATTGGTTTAAGCGATATTATGCGTGGTGCGGATAATATTCGTTTCCAAACTTCAACTGCGTTTCAATCACTTTTTGCAGCTGCTTTGATTTATCTTGCTTTAACAGCGATTTTTACACGAATTATGTCAAAGGTTGAGAGGAAATTAGATAATGAAAATAATTAG